In a single window of the Pseudomonas sp. B21-015 genome:
- a CDS encoding methionine ABC transporter ATP-binding protein, with translation MTAATRLRLEIPEPHKAEQTELHPEFNRAHVRFIGLGKTYNGQQGPVAALHGIDLAIQRGEVFGIIGRSGAGKSSLIRTINRLEQPSSGRVLIDQVDIGEFDEDHLVALRRRIGMIFQHFNLMSAKTVWQNVELPLKVAGVPKEQRERKVRELLELVGLKEKHKAYPAQLSGGQKQRVGIARALVHDPQILLCDEATSALDPETTQSILGLLREINQRLGLTIVLITHEMAVIRDICDRVVVLEHGRIVEQGPVWEVFGNPQHEVSKTLLAPLQHGLPDELQSRLRPQPQSSDAAVVLRLQFNGSANDEPDLAALFSALGGRVRLLQGGVERIQGHALGQLLLAVTGSSLGVEELRQRAGNWAQQVEVLGYVV, from the coding sequence ATGACGGCCGCTACCCGACTGCGACTGGAGATTCCAGAGCCTCATAAAGCTGAACAGACCGAACTGCATCCGGAGTTCAACCGCGCTCATGTGCGCTTCATCGGCCTGGGCAAAACCTACAACGGCCAGCAAGGTCCGGTGGCGGCCTTGCACGGCATCGACCTGGCGATCCAGCGCGGCGAAGTGTTCGGCATCATCGGTCGCAGCGGTGCCGGCAAGTCGTCGCTGATCCGCACCATCAACCGCCTCGAACAACCGAGCAGCGGGCGGGTGCTGATCGATCAGGTGGACATCGGCGAGTTCGATGAAGACCACTTGGTGGCGCTGCGGCGGCGGATCGGCATGATCTTCCAGCACTTCAATTTGATGTCGGCCAAAACGGTTTGGCAGAACGTCGAATTGCCGCTGAAAGTCGCCGGTGTGCCCAAGGAGCAGCGCGAGCGCAAAGTCCGCGAACTGCTGGAACTGGTCGGCCTGAAAGAGAAACACAAAGCCTACCCGGCGCAGCTTTCCGGCGGGCAGAAACAGCGCGTCGGCATCGCCCGCGCACTGGTACATGACCCGCAGATTCTGCTGTGTGACGAAGCCACTTCGGCGCTGGACCCGGAGACCACCCAATCGATCCTCGGCCTGCTGCGCGAGATCAATCAACGGCTGGGCCTGACCATTGTGCTGATCACCCACGAGATGGCGGTGATCCGCGATATCTGTGATCGGGTCGTGGTGCTGGAACACGGGCGAATCGTCGAGCAAGGGCCGGTCTGGGAAGTCTTCGGCAACCCGCAGCATGAAGTGAGCAAGACCTTGCTCGCACCGCTGCAACACGGCCTGCCGGACGAACTGCAAAGCCGCTTGCGTCCACAGCCGCAGTCTTCGGACGCCGCCGTGGTGCTGCGATTGCAATTCAACGGCAGCGCCAACGACGAACCAGACCTAGCGGCGCTGTTCAGCGCCCTCGGGGGTCGCGTGCGCTTGCTGCAAGGGGGTGTGGAACGGATTCAGGGGCATGCGCTCGGGCAATTGCTGCTGGCGGTGACCGGTTCGTCCCTCGGCGTCGAGGAACTACGTCAGCGCGCTGGCAACTGGGCGCAACAGGTAGAGGTGCTGGGTTATGTGGTTTGA
- a CDS encoding methionine ABC transporter permease, producing MWFDRLLQGFIDTFLMVGVSSLIALLAGIPLAVILVTSTKGGIYEAPALNRALGAFVNLFRSIPFLILMVALIPFTRLIVGTTYGVWAAVVPLTIAATPFFARIAEVSLREVDHGLIEAAQAMGCRRWHIVWHVLLPEALPGIVGGFTITLVTMINSSAMAGAIGAGGLGDIAYRYGYQRFDSQIMLTVIVLLVVLVAVIQLGGDRLARGLNKR from the coding sequence ATGTGGTTTGATCGGTTGCTACAAGGCTTCATCGACACCTTTCTGATGGTCGGCGTGTCGTCGTTAATTGCGCTGCTGGCGGGCATTCCGCTGGCGGTGATCCTGGTCACCAGCACCAAGGGCGGGATCTACGAAGCACCAGCGCTGAACCGCGCACTGGGCGCGTTCGTGAACCTGTTCCGCTCGATTCCGTTTCTGATTTTGATGGTGGCGTTGATTCCGTTCACCCGGCTGATCGTCGGCACCACGTATGGCGTTTGGGCAGCCGTGGTGCCGCTGACCATTGCGGCCACACCGTTCTTTGCGCGTATTGCCGAGGTCAGTTTGCGGGAAGTCGACCATGGTTTAATTGAAGCGGCGCAGGCGATGGGCTGCCGACGCTGGCACATCGTCTGGCATGTGCTGCTGCCTGAAGCGCTGCCGGGGATTGTCGGTGGTTTCACGATTACGTTGGTGACGATGATCAACTCGTCGGCCATGGCTGGAGCGATTGGGGCCGGTGGCTTGGGGGACATTGCTTACCGGTATGGGTATCAGCGGTTTGATAGCCAGATCATGTTGACGGTGATTGTGTTACTGGTGGTGTTAGTGGCGGTGATTCAGTTGGGTGGGGATCGGTTGGCGCGGGGTCTCAACAAGCGCTGA
- the tcyN gene encoding L-cystine ABC transporter ATP-binding protein TcyN, protein MIVVEKLTKQFKGQVVLNGIDLQVKEGEVVAIIGPSGSGKTTFLRCLNFLEEPTSGRIKVGDIEIDGSRPLNQQQSLVRRLRQHVGFVFQNFNLFPHRTALENVIEGPLVVKKIPRAEAVALGKKLLAKVGLAGKEDAYPRRLSGGQQQRVAIARALAMEPEVILFDEPTSALDPELVGEVLATIRGLAEEKRTMVIVTHEMGFARDVANRVVFFDKGVIVEQGEAKALFAHPKEERTQQFLSKFLNNA, encoded by the coding sequence ATGATTGTCGTGGAAAAACTGACAAAGCAGTTCAAGGGTCAAGTGGTGCTCAACGGCATTGATCTGCAGGTGAAGGAAGGCGAGGTGGTGGCGATCATCGGCCCCAGCGGCTCGGGCAAGACCACCTTCCTGCGGTGCCTGAATTTTCTGGAAGAACCCACCAGCGGCCGGATCAAGGTCGGCGACATCGAGATCGATGGCAGCCGCCCCCTGAACCAGCAGCAGAGCCTGGTACGGCGCTTGCGCCAGCACGTGGGTTTCGTGTTCCAGAACTTCAACCTGTTCCCCCATCGCACCGCCCTGGAAAACGTCATTGAAGGTCCGTTGGTGGTGAAAAAAATCCCGCGCGCCGAAGCCGTCGCCCTGGGTAAAAAGCTGTTGGCCAAGGTCGGCCTGGCGGGCAAGGAAGACGCTTACCCGCGACGCCTGTCCGGCGGTCAGCAACAGCGTGTGGCGATTGCCCGGGCGCTGGCGATGGAACCGGAAGTGATCCTGTTCGATGAACCGACCTCGGCCCTGGACCCGGAACTGGTGGGTGAAGTGTTGGCGACCATCCGCGGCCTGGCCGAGGAGAAACGCACCATGGTGATCGTTACTCACGAAATGGGCTTTGCCCGGGACGTGGCCAACCGGGTGGTGTTTTTCGACAAGGGTGTGATTGTCGAACAGGGCGAAGCCAAGGCGCTGTTTGCCCATCCGAAAGAAGAACGGACCCAGCAGTTTCTCAGCAAGTTTCTTAATAACGCTTAG
- the tcyJ gene encoding cystine ABC transporter substrate-binding protein has product MNFSALRRNLLVGSLGLALGAGLLGQAVAGEQLQKIKDAGVINVGLEGTYPPFSFVDADGKLTGFEVELSEALAKELGVKVKLQPTKWDGLLAALESKRLDAVVNQVTISEERKKKYDFSEPYTISGIQALTLKKNEGTIKTVADLAGKKVGVGLGTNYEQWLKDNVPKAIIKTYDDDPTKYQDLRVGRIDAILVDRLAALELTAKAKDTAVAGEPFSRQESGIALRKGEPELLAAVNKALEKLRADGTLAKISQKYFNADVTK; this is encoded by the coding sequence ATGAATTTTTCCGCACTACGTCGAAATCTGCTGGTAGGCTCGCTGGGCCTGGCACTCGGCGCCGGCCTGTTGGGGCAAGCGGTTGCCGGTGAGCAACTGCAAAAAATCAAGGACGCGGGCGTGATCAACGTCGGTCTGGAAGGCACTTATCCACCGTTCAGTTTCGTCGATGCCGACGGCAAACTGACCGGTTTCGAAGTGGAGCTGTCCGAGGCGCTGGCCAAAGAGCTGGGCGTGAAGGTCAAGCTGCAGCCGACCAAATGGGACGGCCTCCTCGCGGCCCTGGAATCCAAGCGTCTGGACGCGGTGGTCAACCAGGTCACCATCTCCGAAGAGCGCAAGAAGAAGTATGACTTCTCCGAGCCCTACACCATCTCCGGCATTCAGGCCCTGACGCTGAAAAAGAACGAAGGCACCATCAAGACCGTCGCCGATCTGGCTGGCAAAAAAGTCGGTGTGGGCCTGGGCACCAACTACGAACAATGGCTCAAGGACAACGTCCCGAAAGCCATCATCAAGACCTACGACGATGATCCGACCAAGTATCAGGACCTGCGCGTAGGCCGCATCGACGCGATTCTGGTGGATCGTCTGGCGGCCCTGGAACTGACCGCCAAAGCCAAGGACACCGCCGTTGCCGGCGAACCGTTCTCCCGTCAGGAATCCGGTATTGCCCTGCGCAAAGGCGAGCCTGAACTGCTGGCAGCGGTGAACAAAGCGCTCGAGAAACTGCGCGCCGACGGCACCCTGGCCAAGATCTCGCAGAAATACTTCAACGCTGACGTCACTAAATAA
- a CDS encoding LLM class flavin-dependent oxidoreductase: MSKKKILLNAFNMNCIGHINHGLWTHPRDTSTQYKTIEYWTELAQLLERGLFDGLFIADIVGVYDIYQNSVEVPLKESIQLPVNDPLLLVSAMAAVTKNLGFGLTANLTYEPPYLFARRLSTLDHLSRGRVGWNIVTGYLDSAAKAMGLSAQVEHDRRYDQADEYLQVLYKLWEGSWENGAVLNDREQRIYAQPDKVHKVEHKGEFYQVEGYHLCEPSPQRTPVLFQAGSSDRGLLFAGRHAECVFISGQNKPATKVQVDKVRASAVEAGRNPWDIKVFMGLNVIVGETEELAWAKHAEYLSYASAEAGVAHFSASTGIDFSEYELDEPIQYVKSNAIQSATKNLQNNDWTRRKLLEQHALGGRYITVLGSPQQVADELESWIAETGLDGFNLTRIVTPESYVDFIELVIPELQRRGSYKTAYDNGSLREKLFHGEAHLPEQHTGSAFRR, from the coding sequence ATGTCCAAAAAGAAAATCCTGCTCAACGCGTTCAACATGAACTGCATCGGGCACATCAACCATGGCCTGTGGACCCATCCACGGGACACGTCGACCCAGTACAAGACCATCGAATACTGGACCGAACTGGCGCAGTTGCTCGAGCGCGGGCTGTTCGATGGCCTGTTCATCGCCGACATCGTCGGCGTGTACGACATCTACCAGAACTCGGTGGAGGTGCCGCTCAAAGAGTCGATCCAGTTGCCGGTCAACGACCCGCTGCTGCTGGTCTCGGCCATGGCCGCCGTCACCAAAAACCTCGGCTTCGGCCTGACCGCCAACCTGACCTACGAACCGCCGTATCTGTTCGCCCGGCGCCTGTCGACCCTCGATCATCTGAGCCGTGGGCGGGTCGGCTGGAACATCGTCACCGGTTATCTGGACAGTGCCGCCAAAGCCATGGGCCTGAGCGCGCAAGTCGAGCACGACCGCCGCTACGACCAGGCCGATGAATACCTGCAAGTGCTCTACAAACTCTGGGAAGGCAGCTGGGAAAACGGCGCGGTGCTCAATGACCGCGAACAGCGGATCTACGCCCAGCCAGACAAGGTGCATAAGGTCGAGCACAAGGGCGAGTTCTATCAGGTCGAGGGTTATCACCTCTGCGAGCCATCGCCGCAACGCACGCCGGTGCTGTTTCAGGCCGGCAGTTCCGATCGCGGTTTGCTGTTCGCCGGTCGGCATGCCGAGTGCGTGTTCATCAGCGGCCAGAACAAACCGGCGACCAAAGTTCAGGTGGACAAGGTTCGCGCCAGCGCCGTCGAGGCCGGGCGCAATCCCTGGGACATCAAGGTGTTCATGGGATTGAACGTGATCGTCGGTGAGACAGAAGAGCTGGCCTGGGCCAAGCACGCCGAGTACCTGAGCTACGCCAGCGCCGAGGCCGGTGTGGCGCACTTTTCGGCGTCGACCGGGATCGATTTTTCCGAGTACGAACTCGACGAACCGATCCAGTACGTGAAGAGCAACGCCATCCAGTCCGCCACCAAGAACCTGCAAAACAACGATTGGACCCGCCGCAAATTGCTGGAACAACACGCCCTCGGTGGCCGCTACATCACCGTGCTCGGCTCGCCGCAGCAGGTGGCCGACGAACTCGAATCCTGGATCGCCGAAACCGGTCTGGATGGCTTCAATCTGACGCGGATTGTCACGCCGGAAAGCTATGTGGATTTCATTGAGCTGGTGATTCCGGAGTTGCAACGCAGAGGGTCGTACAAGACCGCTTACGACAACGGCAGCCTGCGGGAAAAGCTGTTTCACGGCGAAGCGCATTTGCCCGAGCAACACACCGGATCGGCTTTTCGCCGCTAA
- a CDS encoding MetQ/NlpA family ABC transporter substrate-binding protein, whose translation MTKKLFNHPVKALALALGLFSSITFAADAPLKIGTTAAFAIPLEAAVEEAKKQGLKVELVEFSDWIAPNVSLAAGDIDVNYFQHIPFLENAKAAAGFDLVPFAPGIINNVGLYSKKYKSFAELPEGASVAIANDPINSGRGLQLLAKAGLITLKPGVGYKATEEDIIANPKKIKILQVEAVQLVRAYDDADLVQGYPAYIRLAKTFDAGSALLFDGLDHKEYVIQFVIQPKSKTDPRLIKFIDIYQHSPAVRAALDKTHGKLYQAGWES comes from the coding sequence ATGACCAAAAAACTATTCAACCACCCAGTCAAAGCACTGGCCCTGGCCCTCGGCCTCTTCAGCTCCATCACCTTCGCCGCCGACGCACCACTGAAAATCGGCACCACCGCCGCCTTCGCCATTCCCCTGGAAGCAGCCGTAGAGGAGGCAAAAAAACAGGGCCTGAAAGTCGAACTGGTGGAGTTCAGCGACTGGATCGCCCCCAACGTCAGCCTCGCCGCCGGCGACATCGATGTGAACTATTTCCAGCACATCCCGTTCCTGGAAAACGCCAAGGCCGCCGCCGGTTTTGACCTGGTGCCGTTCGCCCCGGGCATCATCAACAACGTCGGCCTCTACTCGAAAAAATACAAAAGCTTCGCCGAGTTACCCGAAGGCGCCAGCGTGGCCATCGCCAACGACCCGATCAACAGCGGTCGCGGCCTGCAACTGCTGGCCAAGGCCGGGCTGATCACCCTCAAACCGGGCGTCGGCTACAAAGCCACCGAAGAAGACATCATCGCCAACCCGAAGAAAATCAAAATCCTTCAGGTCGAAGCCGTGCAACTGGTGCGCGCCTACGACGACGCCGATCTGGTCCAGGGTTACCCGGCCTATATTCGTCTGGCGAAGACCTTCGATGCCGGCTCCGCCCTGTTGTTCGACGGTCTCGATCACAAGGAATACGTGATCCAGTTCGTGATCCAGCCAAAAAGCAAAACCGACCCGCGGCTGATCAAATTCATCGACATTTATCAGCACTCGCCTGCCGTTCGCGCGGCACTGGATAAGACCCACGGCAAGCTCTATCAAGCCGGTTGGGAAAGCTGA
- a CDS encoding SfnB family sulfur acquisition oxidoreductase, producing MTLSHHVAVITSDEQALIVASDLADDFKRDSALRDRERRLPYPELEVFSRSGLWGISVPKEYGGAGVSNVTLAKVIALIAQADGSLGQIPQNHFYALEVLRVNGTDEQKKRLYAEVLAGQRFGNALAELGTKTAHDRVTSLTRDGDGYRINGRKFYATGAIYAQRIPTSAVDENGVQQLAFVPRNSKGLTVIDDWGGFGQRTTGSGSVVFEDVYVAAQDVIPFQSAFERPTTVGPLAQILHAAIDTGIARAAYEDALHFVRTKTRPWIDATHEKATEDPLTIKSFGHLAIRLHATEALLERSGEILDQAQADTTAETVAAASIAVAEARAISTEISLTAGSTLFELAGSQATLAEHGLDRHWRNARVHTLHDPVRWKYHAVGNYYLNDENPPLRGTI from the coding sequence ATGACTCTTTCTCACCACGTCGCGGTCATCACCAGCGATGAGCAAGCTCTGATCGTCGCCAGTGACCTGGCCGACGATTTCAAACGCGACAGCGCCCTGCGCGACCGCGAACGTCGTTTGCCATACCCGGAACTGGAAGTGTTTTCCCGTTCGGGTCTTTGGGGCATCAGCGTGCCAAAAGAATACGGCGGCGCCGGAGTTTCCAACGTCACCCTGGCCAAGGTGATCGCGTTGATCGCCCAGGCCGACGGCTCCCTCGGACAGATTCCACAGAACCATTTCTACGCCCTCGAAGTGCTGCGCGTTAACGGCACTGACGAGCAGAAAAAACGCCTGTACGCAGAAGTGTTAGCCGGTCAGCGCTTTGGCAATGCACTCGCGGAGCTGGGTACCAAAACCGCCCATGACCGCGTCACCAGCCTGACCCGCGATGGAGACGGCTACCGCATCAACGGCCGCAAGTTCTACGCCACTGGCGCGATTTACGCCCAGCGCATCCCCACGTCAGCGGTGGACGAAAACGGTGTGCAGCAACTGGCGTTCGTCCCGCGCAACAGCAAAGGCCTGACGGTGATCGACGACTGGGGCGGCTTCGGCCAGCGCACCACCGGCAGCGGTTCGGTGGTGTTCGAGGATGTCTACGTCGCCGCCCAGGACGTAATCCCGTTTCAAAGCGCTTTCGAACGCCCGACCACCGTCGGCCCTTTGGCGCAGATTCTACACGCCGCCATCGACACCGGCATCGCCCGCGCCGCTTATGAGGATGCGCTGCATTTCGTGCGGACCAAAACCCGGCCGTGGATCGACGCCACTCATGAAAAAGCCACCGAAGACCCGCTGACCATCAAGAGTTTCGGCCACCTGGCTATTCGCCTGCACGCCACCGAAGCCCTGCTGGAACGCTCTGGAGAAATCCTCGACCAGGCCCAGGCCGACACCACTGCCGAGACCGTCGCCGCCGCGTCGATCGCCGTCGCCGAAGCCCGGGCCATCAGCACCGAAATTTCCCTCACCGCCGGCAGCACACTGTTCGAACTGGCCGGCAGCCAGGCGACCCTGGCCGAACACGGCCTGGATCGCCACTGGCGCAACGCCCGGGTGCACACCCTGCACGACCCGGTGCGCTGGAAGTATCACGCGGTGGGCAATTACTACCTCAATGATGAAAACCCGCCGCTGCGGGGGACGATCTAA
- a CDS encoding SfnB family sulfur acquisition oxidoreductase → MSSLADAIVQSDLDIAPLLLPAQVLRNDAQAIKAAHELAHIARLQAAKRDQQRKLPWSEIEQFTRSGLGSIAIPREYGGPQVSFITLASVFAIISAADPALGQIPQNQFGILNLILGSATESQKKQLFKSVLEGWRIGNAGPERGTKNTLELKARITADGDGFVINGQKFYSTGALFAHWVAVKALNDDGKQVLAFIRRGTPGLRIVDDWSGFGQRTTASGTLLLNNVRVDAELVVDNWKINDSPNTQGAVSQLIQAAIDAGIARGAIDDAIEFVKTRARPWIDAKVERASDDLYVIADIGKLKIELHAAEALLRKAGQVLDQVNAAPLTAESAARASIAVAEAKVLTTEISLLASEKLFELAGSRATLAEFNLDRHWRNARVHTLHDPVRWKYHAVGAYHLNGTLPARHSWI, encoded by the coding sequence ATGTCCAGTCTGGCAGATGCAATCGTCCAGAGTGACCTGGACATCGCCCCCTTGTTGTTGCCCGCGCAGGTCTTGCGCAACGACGCACAAGCCATCAAGGCTGCCCATGAGCTGGCGCACATCGCCCGCCTGCAAGCCGCCAAACGTGACCAGCAGCGCAAGTTGCCCTGGTCGGAAATCGAACAGTTCACCCGCAGCGGCCTGGGCAGCATTGCCATTCCGCGTGAGTACGGTGGCCCGCAGGTTTCATTCATCACCTTAGCCTCAGTCTTCGCGATCATTTCCGCGGCCGACCCGGCCTTGGGGCAGATCCCGCAGAACCAGTTCGGGATTCTCAACCTGATACTCGGCAGCGCCACCGAGTCGCAGAAAAAACAGCTGTTCAAAAGTGTGCTCGAAGGCTGGCGAATTGGTAACGCGGGACCAGAACGCGGGACCAAAAACACCCTGGAGCTCAAGGCGCGGATCACCGCCGACGGCGATGGCTTCGTCATCAACGGGCAGAAATTCTATTCCACCGGCGCCCTGTTCGCCCACTGGGTGGCCGTCAAGGCGCTGAACGACGACGGCAAGCAAGTGCTGGCCTTCATTCGTCGCGGCACACCGGGGCTGCGCATCGTCGATGACTGGTCGGGTTTCGGCCAGCGCACCACCGCCAGCGGCACCCTTTTGCTCAATAACGTGCGGGTCGACGCCGAGCTGGTGGTGGACAACTGGAAGATCAACGACAGCCCGAATACCCAGGGCGCCGTGTCGCAACTGATTCAAGCGGCCATCGACGCCGGCATCGCCCGGGGCGCCATCGATGACGCCATCGAGTTCGTGAAAACCCGTGCACGGCCATGGATCGACGCCAAGGTCGAACGGGCCAGCGACGACCTCTACGTGATCGCCGACATCGGCAAGCTGAAAATCGAACTGCACGCCGCCGAAGCGCTGCTGCGCAAGGCCGGGCAAGTGCTGGATCAGGTCAACGCCGCGCCGCTCACCGCCGAGTCCGCGGCACGCGCCTCGATTGCCGTGGCGGAAGCCAAAGTGCTGACCACCGAAATCTCGCTGCTGGCCAGCGAAAAACTCTTCGAACTGGCCGGCAGCCGCGCGACCCTCGCCGAATTCAATCTCGACCGCCACTGGCGCAACGCCCGGGTGCACACGCTGCACGACCCGGTGCGCTGGAAGTATCACGCCGTCGGCGCTTACCACCTCAACGGCACTCTGCCGGCTCGCCATTCCTGGATCTGA
- a CDS encoding DUF6124 family protein: MEKSVPDPPPETSSNKADELLKDRSALYRAIDFHLTGKQPSAPDELRFYNVSKDVSFEDAQLYVADLLRCASVTAYQCGDQLKGADRAMVFSVWHLLEIAKAMVDRSIECLGMKQG; encoded by the coding sequence ATGGAAAAATCTGTTCCCGACCCGCCCCCCGAAACATCCTCAAACAAAGCCGACGAACTGCTCAAGGACCGGTCCGCGCTTTACCGTGCGATCGATTTCCACCTCACTGGCAAGCAGCCTTCGGCCCCCGACGAACTGCGCTTCTACAACGTCAGCAAAGACGTGAGCTTCGAAGACGCCCAGCTCTATGTAGCGGATCTGCTGCGCTGCGCCTCGGTCACGGCGTATCAGTGTGGCGATCAACTCAAGGGGGCTGACCGTGCCATGGTGTTCTCCGTCTGGCATTTGCTGGAGATTGCCAAGGCGATGGTGGATCGGTCCATTGAATGTCTGGGGATGAAGCAGGGTTGA
- a CDS encoding bifunctional 2-polyprenyl-6-hydroxyphenol methylase/3-demethylubiquinol 3-O-methyltransferase UbiG: MKQTPDDLEQITSTTLGHYNSVAEDFREGTRAHDVSQNIDALLRHIQGEAPFSILDFGCGPGRDLQTFTRMGHIAVGLDGSEKLAQMAREDSGCEVWQQDFLKLDLPAERFDGIFANAVLFHIPSQELPRVLKQLREALKPGGVLFSSNPRGENQEGWNGPRYGAYYDLQAWQELLTEAGFVELEHYYRPAGLPREQQPWLASVWRRVD; encoded by the coding sequence ATGAAACAGACTCCCGACGACCTGGAGCAGATCACCTCCACCACCCTGGGCCATTACAACTCAGTGGCCGAAGACTTCCGTGAAGGCACTCGCGCTCACGATGTCAGCCAGAACATCGATGCCCTGCTACGGCATATTCAGGGTGAGGCGCCCTTCAGCATTCTCGACTTTGGCTGTGGGCCGGGGCGTGATTTGCAAACGTTCACGCGCATGGGCCACATCGCCGTCGGGCTCGACGGTTCGGAAAAGCTTGCGCAGATGGCCCGGGAGGACAGCGGTTGCGAGGTCTGGCAGCAGGACTTCCTGAAGCTCGATCTGCCGGCCGAGCGGTTTGACGGAATATTTGCCAATGCGGTGTTGTTCCACATCCCTAGTCAGGAATTGCCTCGGGTGTTGAAGCAGCTGCGCGAGGCGTTGAAGCCGGGTGGGGTGTTGTTCAGCTCCAATCCGCGTGGAGAGAATCAGGAAGGCTGGAACGGGCCGCGTTATGGGGCGTATTACGATCTTCAGGCCTGGCAAGAACTGCTGACTGAGGCGGGATTTGTGGAGCTGGAGCATTACTACCGGCCGGCGGGGCTGCCGCGGGAGCAGCAGCCTTGGTTGGCGAGTGTTTGGCGTCGAGTCGACTGA
- the tcyL gene encoding cystine ABC transporter permease — translation MEAAFQLVLESVPFLLKGVYFTVILSLGGMFFGLLLGFGLALMRLSRLKLVSWLARIYVSFFRGTPLLVQLFMIYFGLPQLGLELDPIPAALIGLSLNMAAYACETLRSAISSIERGQWEAAASIGMTRAQTLRRAILPQAMRTALPPLGNSFISLVKDTALAATIQVPELFRQAQLITARTFEIFTMYLAAAVIYWILATVLSHFQNQLEARVNRHDQES, via the coding sequence ATGGAAGCAGCTTTCCAACTCGTACTGGAGTCCGTGCCCTTCCTGCTGAAGGGCGTGTACTTTACGGTCATCCTCAGCCTGGGCGGCATGTTCTTCGGCTTGCTGCTGGGCTTCGGCCTGGCGTTGATGCGCCTGTCGCGCCTCAAACTGGTGAGCTGGCTGGCCCGCATCTACGTGTCGTTCTTTCGCGGCACGCCGTTGCTGGTGCAGCTGTTCATGATCTATTTCGGCTTGCCGCAATTAGGTCTCGAACTGGATCCGATACCGGCAGCCCTGATCGGCCTCTCGCTGAACATGGCCGCTTATGCCTGTGAAACCCTCCGTTCCGCGATCAGTTCGATTGAACGCGGCCAGTGGGAAGCCGCTGCCAGTATCGGCATGACCCGCGCGCAAACCTTGCGCCGGGCCATTCTGCCGCAAGCGATGCGCACGGCCCTGCCACCGTTGGGCAACAGCTTCATCTCGCTGGTCAAGGACACTGCGCTGGCGGCCACCATTCAGGTGCCGGAGCTGTTCCGCCAGGCGCAGCTGATCACCGCCCGTACCTTCGAAATTTTCACCATGTATCTTGCCGCCGCGGTGATCTACTGGATTCTGGCAACGGTGCTGTCGCACTTCCAGAACCAGTTGGAAGCGCGGGTCAATCGGCACGACCAGGAGTCCTGA